A segment of the Lycium ferocissimum isolate CSIRO_LF1 chromosome 10, AGI_CSIRO_Lferr_CH_V1, whole genome shotgun sequence genome:
TGTGCTATGAGCCATAATGAACATAGTTTATTAAGCTAGTATAATGATCTCATTTCCTTGTTAACACAGATCAATTTGGGCGTTAGTGGGAAATGTGGAAAAACAGAATTTAACCGGAGTTAGTGGAGTGAGCATTTTTTGTTTGCATCAAATAGTTAAgtcataatacataaacaaatcCTTATGTATTGTGGTTTGTCTAAGAGCATTTTTTGTTTGCATCAAATAGTTAACAAACTCCAACTATTAGAGTTAGTGGGAAATTGTGGAAAAGAAGAATTTAACAGAAACATCTTGAAAGTCCTGTCAAGTTCTAAACTTGCAACACAAAAAATTacaccaaatataaaaaatagcATAAACTACAAAAATTGCACCTTCAAATTAGTTCCaattaaatcaattttttttaacattttcaaTTATATCTAACAATCCGAGCTTGTTAAATATAAATGGAAACCAAAAAGTATAAACTTAAAGGACATATTCTACACAAAAGACAAGCAAATAGCATGTCCAATAAGAAACTATTTCCTATATATTAGACAAGTCTAGCTTAATTAAATCAATTGTAGCTATCCAGAAGAATATCTCAAAATCATTTGTAGCCAGCCATCCAGATGAATATCTCAATGGAATTCTCTTCCATTTACTTAGCTATTCCTATGTTTCTAGCACTGTATATCTTAACTCAACATGTCCTTCACAAGCTCCAAAAACTTCCACCATGTCCATTTCCAAATCTTCCAATAATTGGTCATCTTTACTTACTGAAAAATCCCATGCACAAGAATCTCTCAAAGCTCTCGAAAAAACACGGTCCAGTACTCTTTCTCCAGTTTGGCTCCCGAAAAGTCCTTATCGTTGCTTCTCCATCAGCAGCCGAAGAATGTCTATCCAAAAATGACATTATTTTTGCAAATCGTCCTCGGCTTATTGCTGGAAAACACTTTGGTCAAAACTACACTAGCCTTGCCTGGTCATCCTACAGTGACCATTGGCGAAACCTTAGACGTATAGCTTCTACTCAACTCTTATCATCATATCGCGTGCAAACTTTATCCGTTTTTAGAACTGATGAAGTTCATCTGATGATCCAACATCTAATTCAGAAGTGCAAGAACAATGATTCATATCAGAAGGTGGATATGAGGGGCATGTTGTTTGAGGTAACGTTCAATTCCATTACGAGGATGCTTGCTGGTAAAAGATTTTGCGGAGAAAGAGTTGTGGACTCCGAGGAAGCAACAACGTTTCAGGAGATTGTCGGAGAGCTAGTGAAAGTACTTGCAAAGTCAAGCAAACAGGAGTTCTTGCCATTCTTTCGTTGGTTTTCGTTGGAGGGGATTGAAAAGATGTGCGAAAATGCGCAGAGGAAAAGGGACGTTTTCGTGCAAAATTGGATAGAAGGATTTCGACAGATGAGGTCTAATAAGATAGAGGCAAATAAAGAAAACAGAGAGAGAACCATGATAGAGATCTTGCTATCACTACAAGAAACAGATCCTGAGTACTATACAGATGAAATGATCAGGGGCCTTATGATGGTAAGAATTCACAGTGTATACAATATATTCATCACTTCCTAACAGTGGCGGATTTAGGGGTGCAATCCAAACCCCCTTCGCCAAGAATTATACTCACTCAGTCCAAATTTACATGATGGTGTTTGACTAGGGCATGACGTTtaagaatgaaaaagaaactTTTATTAAAATTTGTGCATGTTAAAACACAATGGATTcaataagtcatagatatttatgtggctataaatATCTCACTTAGTATACGACCAGGCAAGGCTAAGTAAGGGgattcaacatctattatatacaaaaaaaaaaaaaaaaaaggttacttGGAACACGGAgtactatatatacaaaagtaaagttattctttttttatatcGATGATGTTGAATCCCCTTGACTTATTCTGATGTttacctttttatattttgaatccccTTGGTGAAAGCTACTGCTTCGGGATGGATTATAATTGACTTGATAAGCTATTTGGCAGACACTTTTAACAGCTGCAAGTAACACCTCAGCAGATACAATGGAGTGGACAATGGCACATTTCCTAAACAACCCAGAAATCCTAGAAAAGGCAAGGGCTGAAATTAACAACGTTGTTGGACAACAACATTTGATCGATGAATCAGATGTCTCTCAGCTACATTACCTCAAGTCAACCATCATGGAGACACTAAGGATGCACCCAGTAGTCCCATTGCTCCTGCCACACGAATCATCCAAAGATTGCACGATCGGAGGTTTTCATGTCCCGCGAGGTACCCTGTTACTAGTGAATGTGTGGGCAATACACAACGATGAAAAGATTTGGGGTGATCCAGAAGTATTTAGGCCAGAAAGATTTGAACATATGGAGATGGGAAAAGACAATGGAAATCAGTTCAAGTGGTTGCCTTTTGGATCAGGGAGAAGGGGATGTCCTGGTGAAAACTTAGCCATGCGTATGATCGCGTTGGCACTGGGATCACTTATTCAGTGCTTTGAATGGGAAAGAAATGGTGATGAGAAAGAAGACATGATCGAATCGGGTGGTTTCACTGCACCTAAAGTTCGACCTTTGGTGGCTAATTTTCGTCCTCGACAAACAATTGTGCCTCTTCTTTCTCAAACTTGATTTGCACCTTCTGTAGAAAGTATGAACTTCTAGTACTTTCAATTTTGTTTAAATGGATCGACATGGTCAGTGAAAATCAAATGGCTGGTTGGAGTCATCTTTTGTGATTCTCATATAATGTATTTACTAAAGCTCTATCTGCTGTACAATTTAAGGagtttttttcctaattttcatCCCCCTAGATTAACGGAAAGTAATAGGTTGTTTTTCACATTTGTTTATAAGTACTTCTTGTGCTCACGGCTAGCACATTTGTACCGACAAAGTATAAATCAAATGGTGCTTTGGCTGTTTGGCCTTTCCCTCATAGCAGGCATTTGCACATGGGGATATACTTCTTTCTCTTGTTAAATGAACTTCTAAAGCGAAAAAGAGATCAATAATTGGCATGAGTATTCGTTAATTTGATGGTCCTAGCCATGTTATCTCACCCTAAATCTGTTTAGAGTTTTTCTATTTTGTAAATTACTTTCCTCTAAATGAATCAGGTtaaggaaaaggaagaaagggagaaataaaataaagaatacAGGAAAAGCCAAGAGGAGTGGTTCCTTCAACCATTAAAAGTACAGAAAGAAACAAGTAAGCTGtatctcacacacacacacatatatatagaatcAAGATGTACAAGCAAGAAGATACCATTGCTCCAAAAGACAAATGGTCTTGCGTCTTGCCTTTCGTCATCAATCAGCGACTCAATCATTCAAGGGCTCTCTTGCCACAAGTGGAaccaggatttgaagtttatggttTCTGACTTGCTATTGAAACCATAGTTTGTTTTAATTCTGCCCTTGCTTTCTGGGAGGTTTACCTTGTTAGGAGTAGCATTCGTTCTTGTTTTTTCACAAGGATAAATTCTAAAAGAATCATTTTCTAACTAACCAAAAAAAGGTTATGGATTAACAAATACACCTGGCCAGCAAAGACTTGCTTAATTTAGATAACACAAGTAGATAATATATATTCTTATCTAAGCTGCAAGGACATTAATTTAAGCCAGCATTGCTAAGACTACGTAATACCAGATATAGTACTAGAATATTGATTATCATCATCTTTTCTTTGTTAACAATCCATGGACAGTCTTATCTGTATTCCCCAGTGCTGTTCTTTGTTCTCTATATTATCAGCCATCATTTTCTTCACAAACTACAAAACCTTCCCACTAGCCCATTTCCAGCACGCCTTCCATTTGCCATCTCTACTTACTGGGTAAACCTTTCCACAGAGCCTGATGTGGCTATAATAGCACCTCATTATTTCgaaaaaaataagcattttagatTCTGACTTGTTTATTCGTTCGTTGAAGTGAGTTGTGAGGAAATATAATGACAAGAACGAGAAAAAGTACTAGATGGTGGCGAAATTTACGTGCACAAAATAATGTATACCTGCAAAAATTGGACCTGCACAAAGCAGagataataaagaaagggaaaagtgttcaaaacacactctaacTTTGGCCGAAATTCTGCTATACTAGATGGGAGTCCTATGACCCCTGgactattttttgtgtattattgagggtattatTGGTGACGTGGACTCAATAATACCCAATATTGAGGACTCACTTTTTTGTCCACGTCACCCAATAATACCTCAATAATACACCAAAAATAGTCGGGGGGTCATGGGACTCCCACAAGTTGGAGTGTTATAgcaattttggagttggagtgtgttttgaatacttctCCCATAAAGAAACATACATGCCACTTTATGCGATGCCACATATATTGCCTTGTAAATTGGGGATATGAACTCATAATTGCTCGAGAGTTTCTTCCTCTCAAGGCTAAGAGTTCTTTGAGTCCAATTATTATGAAACTTCTTTGTGAAGTAATTTCAGTTCCCAGATCATTAACTATAGCCTCCGATCTGTTCTGTGTAAAATATTGTACACCAAAGacaaccaaaaaagaaaggaaaatgaacTCTTTATTATTAAGCATGAAAATAGCAGCTTATGTAACTCCATATGGCAGGAAAAGCATGAAAGTAACCATAATATTACAAGTGTTCAAATGTTGACAGAGGATAACGGTTCGTACATTGCATACAAGCAATATGCATTTTGTTCAAAAGACTCATCTACTAATATCAGACTATGGATAATAAAGCATGTTTAACATCAAGAACCCATTATCAGAAGAGAATCCGTGAATTTAAAATACTGAATCACTGATTAGTCTAGGAGGGGCATAGGTAACGTTAACCAAATGGCCACAGTAACTTATAACGCATCGGGGAGGGCAAATACCAGAACTCTTTCACATGATAATAGAAGACCAGGCCGGACCAGGGTAGTCCAAGTGTATAAAAGTCACTAAGAACCCATCTAAAACCAAACTGCTGACTTCACAGTTTGAATTGCGACTTCTTGACCACTAAGTTGTGTGATTAGAGATGAATATAAGATAGTCATACGTTTGATTTTCCTCCTTGACCAACTACCGTGCCTCTTTCTCAAATTTGATTTGCATTCTTCTGCCGAGAACTCTGTCAGGCAAtaataaaaccaaaaaaagagtGCACGAAAATTAGCCAAGGTGATCTTTCATGTGAAAGTTTAAGGTGTTCCTCCCTAATCCTCATCCCTTTAAATTAAGAGAGTGACATGTTATTTGTACATTTGTTTATATACACTGGATGTACTCGGAGCTTGCACGATTGCACTGGCAAAGCATAAATCAAATGGTTCTTTTGCATTCGCGTCTCTGGCTACACGTATTTCTCTCGTAAACTTCTTCTTAAGCGAATAAGAGTTAAGTAATTAGCAGAAAGTCCTTAATGTGATGGTCCGTTCCATGTTATCTCACGCTAAGCCTATTTAGAGTGTTTCTATAATAAAATACTTTCCTTCACTATATGAATTTggtaaagaaaaaaggaagagaaggaGAAATAAGAGAAATAATAATACACGAAAAGCCAAGTGGAATCAGTTTTTCGAGCAGACCTTGATTTCTGCTGTCTCATATTAAATGGATTACGTTGCTATCAGCCAGCAGTGACAATGCACGAACAAACAATAAAGGCTTAAagagagaaaaggtaagatgtAGGAGTATCATataccataatatatatacaacgtcCAAATCAAGATGTAGGAGCAAGAAAATGCCATTGCTCCAGAAGATCCAAAAGGCCTTGCGTATTGCCCT
Coding sequences within it:
- the LOC132033441 gene encoding cytochrome P450 81Q32-like, with the translated sequence MNISMEFSSIYLAIPMFLALYILTQHVLHKLQKLPPCPFPNLPIIGHLYLLKNPMHKNLSKLSKKHGPVLFLQFGSRKVLIVASPSAAEECLSKNDIIFANRPRLIAGKHFGQNYTSLAWSSYSDHWRNLRRIASTQLLSSYRVQTLSVFRTDEVHLMIQHLIQKCKNNDSYQKVDMRGMLFEVTFNSITRMLAGKRFCGERVVDSEEATTFQEIVGELVKVLAKSSKQEFLPFFRWFSLEGIEKMCENAQRKRDVFVQNWIEGFRQMRSNKIEANKENRERTMIEILLSLQETDPEYYTDEMIRGLMMTLLTAASNTSADTMEWTMAHFLNNPEILEKARAEINNVVGQQHLIDESDVSQLHYLKSTIMETLRMHPVVPLLLPHESSKDCTIGGFHVPRGTLLLVNVWAIHNDEKIWGDPEVFRPERFEHMEMGKDNGNQFKWLPFGSGRRGCPGENLAMRMIALALGSLIQCFEWERNGDEKEDMIESGGFTAPKVRPLVANFRPRQTIVPLLSQT